cttctccttcaGCCCGGCCTCCAGAGAGTCCAGAGCTGCGCCCCCTTCCTTAGCCCAGCCCCGGTTTTTCCTCTTTTTGGATAGGAACAGGCTGAAATGGAGTAAGGCAATGAAACACATGGGGGAGGGTGAGAAAGCATACAAAGAAACTAGGAAAAAGCTGTAATATTGCTCAGTGGGATCTCATAATCACAAGTCCCTTTGATTTTGTAGAATCTGTGATGACCGACGAGGTGTCATAGCTGTTCTGGATACTCACTAGACGGCAGCAAACACATTGTCCCCCATCTGGGTGATAGTACATCCCTTCTTGGCTTCATTCTCTCCAACCAAAGCAGGCAAGGAGTCTGGAGAATCTCTACAAAACAGGGAGACAGTTAAGACACCAGACTGTGAAATACACAGCTGGAGCCACAACCACGTCAGTCAGTAATGTGAGCCCCTTCCCACTGTGTGCTACATGAGCTCACGTGCAGTAGTCATGTGGTGCAGAGTAGCTTACCTGTAATAGCCCATGTGGTGCTGGTTGTCCATGCTCCCCTGTAGTATGGTCTGCAGCTCTGGGGGGTCGTAATAGTACCTCCAGTGGAGGTGGAAGTTAGGCTGGTGCTTGGATGAGCTTCTGTGGGCCTCCGCCAGGATGTCAAATGGGCCAACCAGACGCAAACCCAGGGTGTCCACCAAAGCCTCtaaagagagacagcaagatggGGAGAAAGGAGTCGAGCAGAAAAATGATCAGTAAAATCTGACTTTGTGCTCCATCAATGAAGCTACCTGGTGCTACTTCAGTCTAGTCAGGACAGGATGTTTAGCTATATGGTAATGTGTGCCACGATACAGCTCAGGTGCCAGAAAAGTCCTTCTTTAAGGTTGTGCACTGTTCTGATTAATAAAAGCAGACTCATTCTACACTCTGAAATCGATGTAGGGTAGTTGGGTCAACATGTACTCAATGAAAAAGGTCAGAGTGTTTACAGGCTTTTTGGTTTTGTAAACGGTTACCTTACCCCGAGGGTTGTCTGGTTGCAGACACCGGCAAAAATCCCAAAAGTGGTAAAAGTCTTCCGGCATCCTAAGTTTATAATgctgctccacctcctctctcaacTCCGAACGCACCTCGGACAGGGGTCTTCCATCGTTTTCCGATCTTGCTTTCTTAAGCTCCCCATCGGTTGACTCCTACCAAGAACAATGAAGGTGAAAAATAAGATTGACTAGTAGTAAGTACATTTGTAACGGCTCAACGGGATGCTGTTTGTCCAAGAATTATGCACACCTCGTTTGGTACGAGTAGCTAGTTACATCGATACACTACTCTAGCGAGAGGGAAAACAGGTTAGCTACACGATAGCCGATACTGCTTCGGAATACAAGTTCATTTATCCATCTTTCCATTCTTTGTCGGACACGTTAAAGCTTGACCATAATCTACAGTAGTTACATTTATACAATAAATAGGGCGTACAGATAACGTAGGCCATGCATGTAGCTAGCTTACAGAGCTGACTCTATATAAACTATATGTATGCCAGTAAGCTAATTTAAGAAAAAACAGCAGCTTATGTAACTATGTATTTTACAACAAACATTCATCAACTACTGAATATCCACAACAGCAAACAATAGTAGCCTACTGTTGTAGTTAGCTCTTCTAGCTAGGCTTCTGCAGTCAAGTCTGTCAGGCTACACTAGTCAGTACCGTGCAGTAAAGACTAAGGTCGGTAACTTGGACAAGCTAGCACAGACACGCTCTGCTTATTGAGAAAACTGGCTACGGATCCAACTTGGTAGCCCACGATAAAGCATACTATATGGGTAGCCAGCGTGCTACGTCCATCTTGCTCCTACTAGCTTGTTTAGCACTGCATTTGGTCGCGTGCCTTGATGTCAAGCCGCTGGCTAAGCGATACATTAGCACTGACTTACAAAGCGGGACCACTGCCATGTTGACCAGAAGGGAGACCCACGCGACAACCTCTTGACATTTGTGAATATACAAACATTGTATTATTGCACGACAGTCGCTGAAATCCGTACAGGGTCATGcatcttttttatttatataaaaaacACAGATACCTGCAGAGTGGCTTTGAGTTTTCTCTTCCCGCGCGCTGTCATATTTTGTCCTCTTCAGTCTTCTCTGTCAGTCAGCAGTCTCGTGCTTCCTGCTGCCTGCAAAGTCGAGTTAATAAGATAAGAATACTATTGCGCCACACTGTGGCACAATACAAATTGAAACGTCAACAAGGCAACTTTCATGTAATGGGAAGCATCACTTAAAAATGTTGACAACATAAGTGTACGACTAATATAGTCAGGACAACCACCACAAATCTAAAGCAACTTCGGACAGACCGTTTCAGATACGCATTTGATTAGTGTATCAACAATGCACCGTCATCCAATCATACATAACACCACCAATAGGAGTCCTTGGGTCGTAgctataaacattattttcactcATCTTTATTATACTGACAATCAGTTATGATTTATAATGTGCTGTAATGATATGAAATAAAACAATAGTATTACAAATCAGTCATCACATAAGCTGGCCAATGAAAACCAATGAGTCCAATATAAGAAatgcaatattttttatttgaacaTACCGCGTAAGCTATACACATTATTACAATGTTCATTCAAGCAGCTTATTTCTGACAGAGCGATTGCCCTTTAAGACAGACTTTAAGGCTTGGTGAAACGGGGGCCGGGAATAAAGAGACTGTTATCGTCTTAGCTTTGGATGAAGACATGAGATGCCCGGGAAAGGTTTCTCTGAACTGTCTATATTTATCCCACATCATTCAAGGTGGTGTAATGTCGAAGCATTTCTAGgctccttccttctttctagGCCCTTCCCAGCTGTGTTCCTTGGAGCCCATCACAGTTTGGAATGATCGGCGAAATACAGGACTACTGTTTTTCCACCCTTATTCACTAACATGGAACAATAAGTTCCGTTCTGGTTTGTGCACCCAAGTTTGAACCGCTCTGAGCATTTTATTTTTCATCCCAGAGTACACATGGATAATGAATTGATTCCTAAattgagagaatgagagacactGCCTGACATGCCTGACAAATCCAGatattgttttgtgttatatactaTGTGTATATTATAACCTGTTAATTGTACATACAGGAAATCGACCTTACACTAAAAACTACAATGGAAATACATGTAAAAGCTGTTCATTGGAACAGGTACAGAAGCTACATTGTCTTAGTCTCTGTTATTAAAGTCAGAGGGAGGTACATTTGGCAGTGGACTGAGCCTTGAGctgaaggcgagagagagatgaaataaCATTATTATTTCTCTTATCTACCCTCTCCTCCTACTTCAAacactccttctcctcctcccttcctttaccacctctcttcctttca
The Hypomesus transpacificus isolate Combined female chromosome 22, fHypTra1, whole genome shotgun sequence genome window above contains:
- the LOC124484291 gene encoding histone PARylation factor 1, producing MTARGKRKLKATLQESTDGELKKARSENDGRPLSEVRSELREEVEQHYKLRMPEDFYHFWDFCRCLQPDNPREALVDTLGLRLVGPFDILAEAHRSSSKHQPNFHLHWRYYYDPPELQTILQGSMDNQHHMGYYRDSPDSLPALVGENEAKKGCTITQMGDNVFAAVYLFLSKKRKNRGWAKEGGAALDSLEAGLKEKMEALSFSMEQKTKAMKLRDKKVVTKTFHGAGIVVPVDKNDVGYRELPETDAGLKRICKAIAEACDDEERMKSFAPLQEMITFVQFANDECDYGMGYELGIDLFCYGSHYLYKVIRQLLPLAYSLLGRTLFGDILETHLSCRSRDNLDQLAPV